From a single Hippopotamus amphibius kiboko isolate mHipAmp2 chromosome X, mHipAmp2.hap2, whole genome shotgun sequence genomic region:
- the LOC130842316 gene encoding 60S ribosomal protein L23a-like: MAPKAKKEAPAPPKAKAKAKAKVLKAKKAVLKGVHSHKKKKIRTSPTFPRPKTLPFRRQPKYPRKSTPRRNKLDHYAIIRFPLTTESAMKKIEDNTTLVFTVDVKANKHQIKQAVKIYDIDVAKVNTLIRTDAEKAYVRLAPDYDALDVANKIGII; this comes from the coding sequence ATGGCGCCGAAGGCGAAGAAGGAAGCCCCTGCCCCTCCTaaagccaaagccaaagccaaagccaAGGTTTTGAAGGCCAAGAAAGCAGTTTTGAAAGGCGtccacagccacaaaaaaaagaagatcCGGACGTCACCCACCTTCCCACGGCCCAAAACACTGCCGTTCAGGAGGCAACCAAAATATCCTCGGAAAAGCACCCCTAGGAGAAACAAGCTTGACCACTATGCCATCATCAGGTTTCCCCTCACCACTGAGTCAGCcatgaagaaaatagaagacaaCACCACACTGGTGTTCACTGTGGATGTCAAGGCCAACAAGCACCAAATTAAACAGGCTGTGAAGATCTATGACATAGACGTGGCTAAGGTGAACACCCTGATCAGGACTGATGCAGAGAAGGCATATGTTCGACTGGCTCCTGACTATGATGCTTTGGATGTTGCCAACAAAATTGGGATCATCTAA